A genome region from Oryzias latipes chromosome 2, ASM223467v1 includes the following:
- the LOC105355443 gene encoding claudin-34-like, translating to MTYLAHTAHVQFVALWSAFIGWTLTAVALGLIQWRVWLVPSSDVITSGVVWVGLWRTCFHSHTEVTDGWAIMKCNSIRLTEAFTPPEVAAGQVLMLLSLLVGLCGNAGGVYAMRNAYFGTNEYSCVRLGFVVTGAFCLLAATTSLIPLLWNLSSVVANQTIHFPPEFRLPQAPESQHVGCGIWIGMVGAALTAVSGIVFSSYRVAGRFQHQIQPSLREQLQQDSSAPSTMDYSGVGVRGLDNPGFEFDDHL from the coding sequence ATGACCTACTTGGCCCACACGGCCCACGTCCAGTTTGTCGCCCTGTGGTCGGCGTTTATTGGCTGGACGCTCACCGCCGTGGCTCTTGGACTTATCCAGTGGAGGGTGTGGCTCGTCCCCAGTAGTGATGTGATCACGTCGGGGGTGGTCTGGGTGGGACTCTGGAGGACCTGTTTCCACAGCCACACTGAAGTGACTGATGGCTGGGCGATCATGAAGTGCAACTCCATAAGGTTGACTGAAGCCTTCACGCCTCCAGAGGTAGCAGCGGGTCAGGTCCTCATGCTCCTGTCCCTGCTGGTGGGACTTTGTGGGAACGCGGGCGGAGTTTATGCCATGAGGAACGCTTACTTCGGGACGAATGAATACTCCTGTGTTCGTCTGGGTTTTGTCGTCACCGGAGCCTTCTGTTTGCTGGCCGCCACGACGTCACTGATTCCTCTGTTGTGGAATCTGAGCTCTGTGGTGGCCAACCAGACCATCCACTTCCCACCGGAGTTCAGACTGCCTCAGGCGCCGGAGTCGCAACACGTGGGCTGCGGGATTTGGATTGGGATGGTAGGCGCAGCCCTGACGGCTGTGTCAGGGATCGTCTTCAGTTCCTACAGGGTGGCGGGGAGGTTTCAGCATCAGATTCAGCCTTCTCTGagggagcagctgcagcaggactCTTCTGCACCTTCCACGATGGACTACAGTGGGGTCGGCGTCAGGGGGCTGGACAACCCTGGATTTGAATTTGACGATCACCTGTAA
- the sumo1 gene encoding small ubiquitin-related modifier 1, producing MSDTETKPSNQDGGDKKDGEYIKLKVIGQDSSEIHFKVKMTTHLKKLKESYSQRQGVLASTLRFLFEGQRIADNQTPKELGMEDEDVIEVYQEQTGGLWNH from the exons GAGACGAAAccttccaatcaggacggaggcGACAAGAAAGATGGAGAGTACATCAAACTAAAAGTGATCGGTCAG GACAGCAGTGAAATCCACTTCAAGGTGAAAATGACCACACATCTAAAGAAGCTGAAAGAGTCTTACAGCCAGAGACAG GGAGTCCTGGCGAGCACGCTACGGTTTCTTTTTGAGGGACAGAGAATCGCAGATAACCAAACCCCAAAAGAG cTGGGCATGGAGGATGAGGACGTCATCGAAGTTTATCAAGAACAGACCGGCGGACTTTGGAATCATTAA